The Oryza glaberrima chromosome 5, OglaRS2, whole genome shotgun sequence DNA segment AGTCATATTTTTAGTGTTCAGATTGCTAAATTAATTGTTGACCGAAACTTAAGGAGTCATCTTAATacttatatgcatgcatatacttcCTTGATTTGTTACCTGAGAGATGAGTTAATTCctttttggttttggtgataAAATATGTTACATGAGAGATGAGTTAATTGCTTCTTGTTCTTGGTGACAAAATAAATGTATTACATCtttggatgaagggagtatatcgAAAGACATGTGTAACAACTACTACTATACAAAATCTTGTAGCATCATAGCGAAACAAAGAAAAGTAAATGTCAATGGTCAGCTTCTCTGTTGATTGTTaatccctctatttcatattatatgccaCTTTGATTATTTTTGAAATCAAACTTTAGATCAAACTAGCTGAGTGGCCCGcgtaattgcgcggctagcacccgaacaaaatcatatttttttatatgattttacttaaaatttattaaatagctatcttattgtcttaagactttaaaagaccaaaccttatcatcctcgtgtttctaattatatagtttttaaaagtcataccagttgctaccccttatgtcatctccttctttatttgcttgttcgatctaccactatttcttttcattcttcttggaacctttaaaaactggattttatagtttttagagtttattgtcatgttgggttttatttttataatttctaaatgTCCCGTCAAATGTTgacattatactcctctatggcctgtccactgtctcttctctttattgacattgagattttaaaaatcgaacataattatcgtctaggttcattttttactttctagaagtcccaccaaaccgtcattggctttgccattgtactcctctacggcttgcccgctgcctcccttctttattgtctttgagattttaaaatcgaacatgattatcattggtttttttttactttttagaaattttgaaccttgaaaaattggacttgtggtttcattttttataacttttagaagtcccatcaaacgatgccactttGCCTCTCTAtagcccgtccgccgcctactctttaattgtcattgtgattctaaatatcgaacataactatcgttggaatttattttttattttctagaagtcccgtcagccgtcggcggctctgcaacaaTACTCTTATGCACCCCGtctgctgcttctcctttttattgtcattaagattttaacaatcgaatatgattatcaatgggttttttttttattttctagaagtcccggcaaccgccttactcgtttgtttcacggcctgcctgatgtccctccttttaatcgtcattaggattctattttgtgttttattaacaagttttatatgtcgtatcagcCGCTACcgctctactcctttataggcatgttacataatttatctcgtcatgtgttttagatggtcttttctttcaataatctttatttttataaaaaaattagttatttataaattgtattcctaattgaaatcttattttttttctaatttcaatttttttaaaaaaaatagttaatgtcgtattgtgttctttttatgtttttattttttatcagttgtttcaaaattatattcttacttgaactctcttttaaattttctaattttagatattattttatattttattctaaattttaattaatttcgtattgggttcttatatggattcttctttccatattgcttatttttaattctgaatgtcagctaattttaaattgtattcctacttagactctcatttccttttctaattttagattttatttttttatttcgaattttgattaatctcgtattgggttcttatatggaaacttctcaatattgcttatttttaattccaaatttcagctatttttaaattgtatttctacttggactctcctttccttttctaattttggattttattttatttttatttcaaattttgattaatctcgtatttggttcttatatggactcttcttttaatattccttatttttaatttcgaatttcagctatttttaaattatattcctacttagactatcatttccttttctaattttggattttattttatttttatttcgaattttgattaatctcgtattgggttcttatatggaaacttctttcaatattgcttatttttaattccgaatttttaaaattgtacttctacttgggctctccttttctttttttttctttttttccgattaatgtgagaatttctagccccacagcgaacgtggtgcctcctttcaaagctgttttaataatataatagatagatagatagattgatttATAGAGAAATGTATCAACTCTAATAGCACTAAATTAGTTCTATTGAAtctaaaattgaatatatttcgaTAACATAtttgtttggtgttgaaaatgttgctgtattttttataaacatgaacaaatttaaaaaagtttgacttaaaaaaaatcaaaacgttttataatataaaatagatggagtacaatttttgaaacggaggtagtagcaatTTGTGAATCTTGTTTATGGCATATCTATCTCCTAATCCAATACTCTACAAAACCATTAATCACTTCAATTATATTGGCACTTCTCACATTTGTTGGATTGTTGCCAATAGAAAACTTGATTAGGctttgttcggttaatccctaaAAGGAACAGATTGGGGAGACTAGTTTTACACCTATTGTGATGCAAAAACATTCCCACTCAAATCCCTCCAAGCTGGACAAGGCCTTATTCAGCAAACTCGAATATGCTATGATCCAGACACCGAGTCCATCGATGCTACTGCTGTCATATGCTCCTCGGTCACTATGAACAGCTTATCGTTGTCCCGGATCACGTCGATCGAGTCAATCTCCGCTCCTTCGTCGTTCATGATCAGCGTCTTCCTCGCGTCGACTTTCAGTTTCTCctctgaaaagaaaaaggagcagAAATCATCGGTTAGTTTGAACTGCACGATCTTGCAATTGCAGCAAGATTCAGATAGCTACTTCTACATGGTTTCTGAATTTTACCTATGATGATTCTGAATTCTTCCATGGTGCCGGGCAGGTTGATCAGCTTGCCGGCTTCTGAGCTACGGTTTCTGACGAATGGATGGCCCCTGTATATGCTCACCCGTGGCCAGTGCGCGCCGTCTGATCTCGCGCTCTGGCGCCGCCCATTCCGGCTGTCCCCCGACGAGCCGACCTCCCGGatgacggctgcggcggccggcgacggcgagtcgACGACGATGGTGACCGGGTGCGCGAGCTCGCGCGTCTTCATGAGCTCCCGCAGCTCGTCgaccgacaccgccgccgccgcctgctgctcgTTGTGGCTGGCCGCCCTGTCGACGCTGGCGCCGTTGAGGACGAGGAGCCTGGCGACGTCGGCGTGGCCCTCGGCGAGCGCGACGCGGAGCGCCGTGGCGCCGTCCCGGTCCTCCGAGTCGACGGCGAGGCCGTGCTTGAGGAGCTCCCGGAGCGTGTCGAGGTCGccccggcgcgcggcgaggcagaggaggtcgccggcggcgtggagcgggcTCGAGACGCGCGCGAAGTGGTACAGGATGTTGAAGATCTTGTGGTGCCTCGCGGCGATGGCGTTCCACAGCGCCGTGTTGCCCTGCGCGTCTGCAGAAATCACAACACAGGATCAAACCTGTcaccgtcctaaaatataagaatttaaaattGGATATGACGTTtatctaaattcgtagtattaggaaaCGTCTCATCTAATCTtttgttcttatattttaggcaAAGGGAGTACGAGATATGCTAATTACGAGATTTGGGATGTTTTTTACCTTTGATGTTTACGTTGCACGCTTGCTTGAGGAGAACCAGCACGCAGTCCTCGTACCCCTTCGATGCCGCTATATGCTGACAAGAACAGGGCCCAAATTAGTAAATTCGATTCAAATTTCGGATTCAAGTCTAAATTTGAGAGTTTGAATGTATTCTTTTGGTCGAGAGGGCCCAGTACTAGCCTTACCAGTGCAGTTCTTCCCTTGGAGTCACCGACGTCAGGATCCATTCCAACTTTCAGGAGATCCTCAAGGAAGCTGCTGTTCCCGGTGGCTGCCACCGTCAGCAGATTGCACGGTATGTTGCCGTGGTCgtactcgccggcggcgtcctccccgAGCAAGTCCTCCACCTTCATGTCGTGCATCTCGATCTGATGCTGCACACCACAAACCATACATCTCAGTTCAGTAGTTTGCTCGGAATCCAATCCATGGATGAGTCTGATCACCGTGGGACGACGGTGTACATTCGTGTAACTAaaacttttttcttctaatatattaacgtgcaTTTGTACAATTCTTTTAcgtgttcgcgaaaaaaaaaatacgacGGTGTACATGTTCACCGACCTTGAGGAAGTTCTTGATGATGACGACGCTGTCCTCGGGCTTGCTCTGCATGGCCTCCTTGAGCGCGGCCTGGCGCAGGCGCAGCAGCTGGCACAGCGTCCGCGTCCGCAGCGTGAAGCTCTGCGGGCGGTCGCTGAGCGCGCTCACCTCGCCGAACACGCCCCTCGTCCCCAGCGTCGCCACCACCCGCTCCCCGGCTTCGCCGTCGGAGTAGATCACCTCCACCTCGCCGGACACCACGATGTACACGTCGTCCGGCGCCTCGTTCTGCACGATCACGTCCTCCTTCGGCGGTATGTACTCCGGCTTCATCTTCGTAACCTACACACGAATTAAATCCATCCTCATTGTTGTTTGTCTAATCTTCTCTttaggggtgtttagatcaggggtgtaaaattttgatgtgtCACATCGGTTGTTAATAGGGTGTTgcatggggtgtttgggcactaacaaaaatataattacagtatccgtcattaaaccgcgagataaatttattaagcctaattaatccgtcattagcgcatgtttactgtagcacaacattgtcaaatcatggagtaattaggattaaaagattcgtctcacaaagtAATTGCAATCTGTgcgattaattttttttaacctatatttgatacttcatgcaggtgtttaaacgttcgatgtgacatggtgtaaaattttgacgtgggatctaaacagaccCTTTGTTTGTCTCAATAAAATTGAGTATGGTTAATGTGTGTGGTTACCATGAGAAGGAGCACTTCTCTTGAGACACCCTTGAAGAGGTAGACGTCCTTGACGACGGGGAGGAAGAGGTACTCGCAGATGCCCTTGCAGATGGATTTGGGGAGCTGATCCATCAGCTGCTGCTGGTTCAGGCTCTCTGCCCTGAACTTGAGGCACATGTAGGCCAGTATCTGCTGCTTCAGCCTAGGCGGCAGGTGGTTCCGGCACACGAAATTCGAGGCAGCACGAATGCTGTTCCTCTACaagttaaaataaaaaagagtaatTAAACTAGTCGATACATGCAACTCAACAAACACACGCAGGTTAGTAATAAGAATTCTTACGAATTCCATGGTACGGCGGGTGCCCTCAACGACGAGGTTGGTCATGTTGCCGATGAGGTAGGCGGTGAGGCCGAGGTTGAAGAGCATGTAGAAGATGTTGAAGATCATCTCGACGGTGTTCTGGGCGTGCATGTCGCCGTAGCCGACGGTGGTCATGGTGGTGATGGACCAGTAGACGGAGGAGGTGTAGCGGATCCACAGGCTCGCCTCCTGGAAGTCCGGGATCACCGCGCCGATCCACGTCTTCTCCCTGTGCGGGTACCTGTCCGCGATCAGGTAGTACAGGCACCCCGCGCAGTGCACCAGGAACAGCGTCACCTGCAAAAGTTTCACACAATCTTcagacaacaaaaaaaatgtcatccTAATTTTACTGAAAGATTTCATTTCCCTGAGAGATCAAAATGGCGTTTACCGCGATGAGCCGGGCGCAGCGGATCCAGAAGTAGTTGAACCTGATGTCCTTCTCCAGCCTGATGGATCAATCAACTACGTGTGGTTAGATTCAGATCGTGCATTTCGCCATCGCTGAACAGTTAAAGAGTTCATCGTGTGCCATTGCTACACATatgtttgatgtttttttttatactcTGTTTGAGTACCTTGTGAAGAACTGCTTGACCTTCCTGAGACGCCATAGCCGGAGGATGCCGAGGAGGCTGAACGCCGGGCTCTCCCTGACCTCGCCGGTGACGATGTAGGCAAGGCCTTGGAACGGGATAGTCGACGCCACATCCATGATGAAGAACGTCGACAGATATCTGTGAATGCACAACAAGTCTGCATCACTTCAGTGTTCAAATAATGAAAACgaccaatatttttttctttttcaaaacaaaaaaaacttattgCTTGTGTGACTGTCGGCAGAGAGGCTGAAGATGAGATCCATTTTCATTAGTTAATTAAATCAAAACGACCAAACATagcaagaaacaaaaaagaaaagaaaagaaaagaaaatgaacatTTCTCTAATCATTTCAAACTTCAGTGGAACAGAAATTCTAAAGCTGTGGGCATGTCAATGATGCTATCTTGGGCACATCTCTCTGATGGACCATTATCGTTGATCTGTAAAGATAATGTAGCTAACAAGAATCTCTAATAATCCACCAAAAGGAAACAGAACCCGCTACAGATTTGATCACGACATTATCCATTTTGGCGTATGCTGAAGCTTGCACACACATGACACACGACTTCTCAGCACCTACTGCTACAGCTGCTCGTGTTTTGCATAAAAAACTTCAGAAATCTCAGTCAGTACGATGTAGGGCCCAGTTGCACtattatcaaatcaataatgcagtcataaaaaataaaagaaattgttATTAATGATGCAGTTTGGTTTTGGGTCCCGTTCTGATTTGAAGACCTTTTCTTGGTGATAATAGTATACTGACATGTCCTGTAGCAGATGTTTAATTCCATGATCAAAGTGTTGCCACGTTAGGTATGCCATGAAACTTCTCTAGCATACAGTCACGACTAGGAAATTAAACCACAGCATTCCGTCATAAATACTTGATGTATAGCGACCAGTGAGTCAGCGACCAGCTAGTATGGAACTCCACATGAACAAGATCAGCCGGATGGCTTTGCCTTAACGGCACGAGCTATCCCCATCAGGCAGTAAATGATCAGAATAGAAAATCAGCAGCTCGACTAAGACTAGACTCGTATTAAACACCACGTAATGCAGTTGCCATTTTTCTCACCAAAAAGGATAATGGACGAGCAAAACATTTTTAGACAAAAATATGATCATGCCATGTTTTCTGAAACAAGCATTGCAAGAGTAACATATGGCACTCTACCAAATGTTGCGAGCTaagcttatactccctccgtattttaatgtatgacgccgttgactttttaaccaacgtttgatcactcgttttattcaaattttttatgcaaatataaaaatatttatgtcatgcttaaagaacatttgataataaatcaagtcataataaaataaattataactacataaattttttgaatatgataaaaggtcaaacgtttgtcaaaaagtcaacggcgtcatatattaaaatacggaggaagtattaggtGATGAAATTTGAGATGAGATCGACAGTGAGACGTGCGTGAATTACCTGGTGGCAATCCTCCGCCTGTCGCGGACGAGGAGCTGAGTCCTGGAGTCGATGTAGGCGACGAAGAAGGTGAGGACGATGTCGACGGCGAAGAAGAGGTCGACGACGATGTCGGCCACCTCGAGGCCGCCCTTGGGCGACGCGTTCATGAACGCCACCTCGAACGGGTACACCCACGCCGAGTACGCCACCAGCACCACCATGAACGTGTCCCAGCACCTACAAAACCTCTCTCAAGCTAGTTGTGAGATCCATGGCGCCATGGTGAAGCATGCGCGAAGAGTGAGAGATGGTGTGTCACCCTCACTGACCTGTATCTGGAGTCGAGAGGCGAGATGACCCGCCTGTCGTTGGGGCCGGCATGGCCGGGCTGGGCGTGGCCGCCGGCCGGCACGCCGAGAGGCGGCAGGATGAGCTTGGACAGGTTCCGGAGGTTGAACGAGCCGgagccctcgccgccaccgccgccaccgctgccgctgctacTAGCGCTCTCAAAGCCGGATGTCTTCATTGCTACCTACCAGAAGACGTTGCCCACCGTGCAGCTAGCAAGAAGCTAGCCCGGGGAGAAGAAATGAACCAGATATATACACCGGTATGGAGCCAAAGAAGAAGGCAAAAAGGCAAAGCGAGAAtcagggcatgtttagattccggcaaaatttttcaccccatcatattaaatatttggacacatgtataaagtattaaataggaaaaaaaactaattatacagattgcgtgtaaattgtgagacgaatctttaaaGACTAATTGCTACATGATCTGACATGTAGTAGGTAGTGctaaagtaaacatttgctaatgccggattaattaggcttcataaattcgtctcgctgtttacaggcggaatctgtaatttattttgttattagtctacatttaatactttaaatgtgtgtccgtatattcgatatgacacgtcaaaacttttcCCCCTGGATCTACTCAGATCAAGCTAGGCGCATCTCCAAGCAAATAATGGAGCTGAGGCGCGACATGAAAGCATAGAGCATCTATCCATCCATTATTCATCAGTAATGGAGAGGGAAGGTAGAGCGGGGGAGGGTGCAGTGGGTCATTGTCCGGGAAGACAGTGACCAGGCTAAGCTATATAGCTCAGGGGCCGCCCGGTCACCGGTGCGTATATATCTCCAGCGAGCGCGTGCGTTGGTGAATGCACCGTGCAACAACTGGTGGCGGTGCGCGCGTAGAGAGGCAATCCCTGTCCAAAGCGACCAGGGTTTTGGTTGACTGGTTGTGGGCTAGCTGGGCTTGTGGCCAGAGAGGATTCAGAATTCGCCGGTGTGTGTCGGTACCGTTTCTGcaaaactaatatttttaaaatttttatcaGCGTAAAATTAAAGTTGATACTAAATAgatgaatttatatatatggaaatTTTCCGACCGTTTCCGTTCGTTTTcgaaaagataataaaataatgatatcGTTTCCAACCATTTCTGACCGTTTTCATCTCTTCGGATGCTGCAGTGAGCGAGTGAGCTGAGCTCGCTGCCGTACGTAGCAGCCGTGACCGTGTACACG contains these protein-coding regions:
- the LOC127774051 gene encoding potassium channel AKT2; its protein translation is MKTSGFESASSSGSGGGGGGEGSGSFNLRNLSKLILPPLGVPAGGHAQPGHAGPNDRRVISPLDSRYRCWDTFMVVLVAYSAWVYPFEVAFMNASPKGGLEVADIVVDLFFAVDIVLTFFVAYIDSRTQLLVRDRRRIATRYLSTFFIMDVASTIPFQGLAYIVTGEVRESPAFSLLGILRLWRLRKVKQFFTRLEKDIRFNYFWIRCARLIAVTLFLVHCAGCLYYLIADRYPHREKTWIGAVIPDFQEASLWIRYTSSVYWSITTMTTVGYGDMHAQNTVEMIFNIFYMLFNLGLTAYLIGNMTNLVVEGTRRTMEFRNSIRAASNFVCRNHLPPRLKQQILAYMCLKFRAESLNQQQLMDQLPKSICKGICEYLFLPVVKDVYLFKGVSREVLLLMVTKMKPEYIPPKEDVIVQNEAPDDVYIVVSGEVEVIYSDGEAGERVVATLGTRGVFGEVSALSDRPQSFTLRTRTLCQLLRLRQAALKEAMQSKPEDSVVIIKNFLKHQIEMHDMKVEDLLGEDAAGEYDHGNIPCNLLTVAATGNSSFLEDLLKVGMDPDVGDSKGRTALHIAASKGYEDCVLVLLKQACNVNIKDAQGNTALWNAIAARHHKIFNILYHFARVSSPLHAAGDLLCLAARRGDLDTLRELLKHGLAVDSEDRDGATALRVALAEGHADVARLLVLNGASVDRAASHNEQQAAAAVSVDELRELMKTRELAHPVTIVVDSPSPAAAAVIREVGSSGDSRNGRRQSARSDGAHWPRVSIYRGHPFVRNRSSEAGKLINLPGTMEEFRIIIEEKLKVDARKTLIMNDEGAEIDSIDVIRDNDKLFIVTEEHMTAVASMDSVSGS